In the Brettanomyces bruxellensis chromosome 3, complete sequence genome, AGAATTGTACTTGCGGGCGGACCTCagtattaatatatatataattcaGAGATGAGGACCTTCGGTAATTATGACTTTTCTGATGTTGAGCCGATTCCATTGGAATCGCCCAGAACAGAAGGAAGTACAGTAtgtaaaatattatattcaAATGAGTTCAGAGAATTAATGTCTTGCATGAAAgttctgatgatgaagaacGAAATTTCAGAAAGAGCTTTATATCTAACATATGTGATTATACACAAGGTTTCTGCGCATTATTCGATTTGGCAATATCGGTATCACATATTACAGCATTTTGTTGAacagaggaagaaagagaataatGAGTCTGTCGTCCAAGTTCTTCAGGAAGAACTTCAGGAATGTTCTAAAATGGTTCTtaatattcaaaagaattatCAGATATGGCATTATCGCCATCTTATAATAGAGCTGCTGATTAAGTACGGGTACGATGGTGATGCACGAAAATATTCTcttgaaaaggaagagtATCCTATATTGTCTATAATGCTTAcgaaggatgaaaaaaattatcacGTCTGGTCATATAAACGTTGGTTAGTAAAAAGATTTAACATTTATGATTCTCCTACGGAATTGACATTCACCACAAATATGTTGAAGAACGACGTCAGAAACAACTCGGCATGGAGCTTTAGactctttttgcttttcggTTATGATAAGCCATCCGTTGATTTAAAATCTGAATTCGATTTTGTGAAAAAGCAGATCAAAAGGTCACCCACAAATCCGTCCTCATGGAATTATTTACGAGGAATTTGCGACAACTCGGGAACCAGTTTATGCAAATTTAAACAGTTTATCAGCAGTTTTactgaaaatgatgagAACATTTCAATTCCAGCAATTGAACTTCTCGCGGTCATATACactaaagaaaatgattGGGAAAAGGCGAACGGAATTTATGGCCTCTTGGCGGATAAATTAGATCCAATTCGGTCAAATTATTggaatttcaaaaagcTAAATTTAAAGATTGACTGAACAGCATTGCGATCTAGCACGCTTCATAGCTTTGCGATAGGTGGTGACTTTAAGGTTTGTATTACTGTTCTGCTTTATCATTTACATGAAAAGCTGATAATAAATGTTACAAGAGATCTTGacgaaataaaatatatttcaaattcatTATGCTTTTCTTAGGTTTTtagaatgaaaatatatatatatctatatATTGTATCCTTTTCGTCTGCAGAAGCTGTTGTTATCCGAAATTTATTGAAGGCTTTCTTTATATTATAATTACGTAAGTAAGCAGCTAATACTAATTCTATGTAgtagaaataatatcagtaAGTTGGTCCCTTAATAACTAGCTTAGCTTCGTTAACTTTCGTTATTCCACATGACCGTTTACATCAtacatatttcatctgcacAGAAGTGGCAAAGCCCTTaattataaacaaaaaacttttcaactGATGGTTCCCTAGGTTCCTCAAGTTATTTCTATTGTTTATTTCCTTATTCTCAACcatctttttgtttaaCAAACTTTCCttgctttcctcttcaatccTTATTAAAGACCAACATTAAATAAGCTTCGCATCCGTTCACCAAATTCATATTCCAGATTACGTAACTCAACCAAATATTAGCGCACATAAACAACAGGAGCATCCTTCAGTcctcttcaaaaaataaaacgcTTATGAAACAACTAGAggtattttttaattttacccagaaaaaaaattcattcttCTGGCGGTGAAGAGTAGGTatcctcattttttttctgcaagCCATCTATCTACATACACTTTGGttaaattttatttgtgcCCGCGCGCATTTTCAATTGCCTGTTTATAGGAGATACGTTGCCTGTTTGTTTACATTTATTTGTATTAGTACATCAACTTTacttgttttcttcttacaTAAAATTgtcatatattttcttcaccatttttttcatgctcGCGTTTTGGTGTTGTTTCCCCTTTTCTCAATAGATCCTTATTCTTCTGTTTACAAAGTCAATACTTCAActatatttcttttgaccTATTTCAACTGCTCAagtcttgaaaaaaaggaataaaaaagcaactTCAAAATGACCACCTTATCCAAGCAGACAAAAGCCCAGTTGGCTGAAATAGCTGCTAACCTAGGGATTGATGTTTCGGGATGCAGAATCAAAAGAGATTTTTATGCGACAATTAAAGATTACTTCCAAGAACATTATGATGAGTTTAAGCCAGGTTCCCCATATTATGATTTAGCACATAGTTCAAGACTAGCTGCAGCGGGATCGCCTAAAAAAGCTGTTGTGGTTACCGAAGAAGTTTCAAGTGAAGGTGAAACCGAGCAAGAGAATACTGAGGAAGCAAAAGAGTATGACAATGAGGATGACGAAACCGAGGAAGAGGACCTTAAAAAGGTCCAAGAGTCTGAAGAATTAGGAGAATCCGAAGAAAGTGACAATGCAGAAGACACACCCAAAACCAAGGATAATTGTGCTTTGTGTACTTGTTCGCCATTGAAATCATTTGTCGAATGTGAAAAGATCGCACAGTTACATGCTTTcgttttggaaaagaatgagGAGGCCAGAGAATATCTCAGTGATCCATACTCGATAAATGATctcatatttattttcgaATCTTTCGTTTTATTGTGGAACGAGCTTCAGTTCACTCAGATTCAATCCGCAGTTTGGATTCCCGCAACTATTAAAGCTCAATTGCCATCACCGATTCTTGACTGGTCCATACTTGATTTCTCATCAATTTCCACTACTACTTTTGCTTCTACCTTACTCTGGGtcgtttcttttctctttgttccaaaagttttttcGTACTACGTTAACTTCACTTATGATTTTGAGTACGATTCGTTTACCTTTGCTTTAGCAAAGTTATTTGTTGGCTTGATAGTGTTTAAGACTCAAATTAATACCACTGAAATCCAGAGAGATTTAGATTTTGAATTTACGAATACGCAATGCTCTGTGGAGTTTCTTTATCAGTATACTCGTCATGCTATTTTGACAAGTGTGATTTTCTTAAGGAACACCTTTGGAAATTGGGTTTTGATTGATGCTATCTTC is a window encoding:
- a CDS encoding uncharacterized protein (BUSCO:EOG09263Z41), yielding MRTFGNYDFSDVEPIPLESPRTEGSTVCKILYSNEFRELMSCMKVLMMKNEISERALYLTYVIIHKVSAHYSIWQYRYHILQHFVEQRKKENNESVVQVLQEELQECSKMVLNIQKNYQIWHYRHLIIELLIKYGYDGDARKYSLEKEEYPILSIMLTKDEKNYHVWSYKRWLVKRFNIYDSPTELTFTTNMLKNDVRNNSAWSFRLFLLFGYDKPSVDLKSEFDFVKKQIKRSPTNPSSWNYLRGICDNSGTSLCKFKQFISSFTENDENISIPAIELLAVIYTKENDWEKANGIYGLLADKLDPIRSNYWNFKKLNLKID